A window of the Streptomyces sp. NBC_00454 genome harbors these coding sequences:
- a CDS encoding glycosyltransferase family 2 protein → MLKLSIVVPFYNVQTYAPDALKSLELNARDDFEFLLVDDCSTDGTPALLERAARELPGAVLLRHERNGGLATARNTGLDAARGEYIAFLDGDDWLAPGHLARTLAAIEALSCDFVRNDHVRCTGRERSVQRVPYGPESLAADPRTGILPASRATSVDYPFAWAGMYHRRLLDRGLLHFTDGLRTAEDRPWIWRLHREARSFAAVGLPGIFYRRGVSTSLTQIGDERQLDFIRAFDQVVEETAADRESDLLLPKAVRTYCAIIAHHIGSIERFEPAVARKLRSMSAAALGRMPQDVLEQVLNSMDADRAALLRRLRRRTPSGAAA, encoded by the coding sequence GTGCTCAAGCTCTCCATTGTCGTGCCGTTCTACAACGTGCAGACATACGCGCCGGATGCCCTGAAAAGCCTCGAACTGAACGCACGGGACGATTTCGAGTTCCTGCTGGTCGACGACTGCTCGACGGACGGGACGCCCGCGCTCCTGGAGCGGGCGGCGCGCGAGCTGCCCGGCGCCGTGCTCCTCAGACACGAGCGCAACGGCGGGCTGGCGACGGCCCGCAACACCGGCCTGGACGCGGCCCGCGGCGAATACATCGCCTTCCTGGACGGGGACGACTGGCTGGCGCCCGGCCACCTGGCCCGGACACTGGCCGCCATCGAGGCTCTGAGCTGCGACTTCGTCCGCAACGACCATGTCAGGTGCACCGGCCGGGAGCGCTCGGTCCAGCGCGTCCCCTACGGCCCGGAGTCCCTCGCGGCCGATCCCCGCACCGGCATCCTGCCCGCCTCCCGGGCCACCTCGGTGGACTATCCGTTCGCGTGGGCGGGGATGTACCACCGGCGGCTGCTGGACCGCGGGCTGCTGCACTTCACGGACGGTCTGCGGACGGCGGAGGACCGGCCGTGGATCTGGCGGCTCCACCGGGAGGCACGTTCCTTCGCGGCGGTCGGCCTGCCCGGGATCTTCTACCGGCGCGGAGTTTCCACCTCGCTCACACAAATCGGGGACGAGCGTCAGCTCGATTTCATTCGAGCATTTGACCAGGTGGTGGAGGAGACGGCCGCCGACCGGGAATCCGATCTTCTCCTCCCCAAAGCCGTCCGAACGTACTGCGCGATTATCGCGCACCACATCGGATCCATCGAAAGGTTCGAACCGGCCGTGGCCAGGAAACTCCGTTCGATGAGCGCGGCCGCGCTCGGCCGAATGCCCCAGGACGTCCTCGAACAGGTCCTGAACTCGATGGACGCCGACCGGGCCGCCCTCCTGCGCCGGCTCCGCCGCCGCACCCCGTCGGGAGCGGCAGCGTGA
- a CDS encoding DUF6716 putative glycosyltransferase, protein MPASNRAADRAVLRVAVLADSDTRWKWGALTARRLAPEPGSVHLTGFLLRGRATPTARQLGEVGVRADRLTEVTCAGFLAELAEPGSSSPSGPGLPGPAPYDVVVLALVGGAVQAVLHGARALWPGPGARPVFVTGYVGVVYEKLADGLLLRHGADLVLANSRHDAGRFREVYEGVGADAGAVVETALPFLGGATHQPVGDTPHRVVFAVQPSVPDGRADRAYLLGRAAEHARLHPEREVLIKLRSRPGEHTTHLEEHPYQRLAERLPGGLPANCRLVYGNMGEVLDTADLLVTVSSTAALESLHRGIPTAVLTDLGIREALGNHHFLGSGCLASWTQLDAGLLPRGNPEWLAAQGVAPAAGDSAGGGAYAAARSRLADLLEQGRLPALAPHYTQTTAPGYLPGILARHQLGPDGRPLPGAVRPAAGESRLRRKLRAHLREAARGAYRHGVQRVAPVIRRLGEL, encoded by the coding sequence GTGCCAGCAAGCAATCGTGCGGCCGATCGTGCCGTCCTCCGAGTGGCCGTACTCGCAGATTCCGACACCCGGTGGAAATGGGGTGCGCTCACCGCGCGCCGCCTCGCCCCGGAGCCCGGCTCCGTCCACCTGACCGGCTTCCTGCTGCGGGGCCGCGCCACACCCACCGCGCGCCAGCTCGGCGAGGTCGGCGTGCGGGCCGACCGGCTGACCGAGGTGACCTGCGCCGGGTTCCTCGCGGAGCTGGCCGAGCCGGGGTCCTCCTCGCCCTCCGGGCCCGGGCTCCCGGGCCCGGCCCCCTACGACGTGGTCGTCCTCGCGCTGGTCGGAGGCGCGGTGCAGGCCGTTCTGCACGGGGCCCGGGCGCTGTGGCCCGGACCGGGCGCACGGCCGGTGTTCGTCACCGGGTACGTCGGGGTCGTCTACGAGAAGCTCGCCGACGGGCTGCTGCTGCGGCACGGAGCGGACCTCGTCCTCGCCAACTCCCGCCACGACGCGGGCCGGTTCCGCGAGGTGTACGAGGGCGTGGGCGCGGATGCCGGGGCCGTCGTGGAGACGGCGCTGCCGTTCCTCGGCGGAGCGACCCACCAGCCGGTCGGTGACACGCCCCACCGGGTGGTCTTCGCGGTCCAGCCGTCCGTGCCGGACGGCCGCGCCGACCGCGCCTACCTGCTGGGCCGCGCCGCGGAGCACGCCCGGCTGCACCCGGAGCGCGAGGTGCTGATCAAACTGCGCAGCCGCCCCGGGGAGCACACCACGCACCTCGAGGAGCACCCGTACCAGCGCCTGGCGGAGCGGCTGCCCGGCGGCCTCCCCGCCAACTGCCGCCTGGTGTACGGGAACATGGGCGAGGTCCTGGACACCGCGGACCTGCTGGTCACCGTCTCCTCCACGGCCGCCCTCGAATCGCTGCACCGCGGAATCCCGACGGCGGTCCTGACCGACCTCGGCATCCGCGAAGCCCTCGGCAACCACCACTTCCTCGGCTCGGGCTGCCTGGCCTCCTGGACCCAGCTCGACGCGGGACTGCTGCCCCGGGGGAACCCCGAGTGGCTGGCGGCGCAGGGCGTGGCCCCCGCTGCGGGCGACAGCGCGGGAGGCGGGGCGTACGCCGCGGCCCGCAGCCGCCTCGCGGACTTGCTGGAGCAGGGCCGACTGCCCGCCCTCGCCCCCCACTACACGCAGACCACCGCTCCCGGATACCTGCCCGGCATCCTGGCCCGGCACCAACTGGGCCCCGACGGGCGCCCCTTGCCCGGTGCGGTCCGGCCGGCGGCCGGTGAGTCCCGGCTGCGCCGCAAGCTCCGCGCGCACCTGCGCGAAGCCGCCCGCGGCGCCTACCGCCACGGCGTCCAGCGCGTCGCGCCGGTGATCCGCCGGCTGGGGGAGCTGTGA
- a CDS encoding N-acetylneuraminate synthase family protein, with protein MKSSPAAARLRTFGSRTAGPGQPVYVVGEIGINHNGDLGNALALIDAAAEAGCDAVKFQKRTPEICTPRDQWDIERDTPWGRMTYIDYRHRVEFGEAEYRAIDEHCAKRGIDWFASPWDTEAVAFLEKFDVPAHKVASASLTDDELLRALRATGRTVVLSTGMSTPKQIRHAVEVLGSDNILLCHATSTYPAKAEELNLRVINTLQEEYPNVPIGYSGHETGLQTTLAAVALGAAFVERHITLDRAMWGSDQAASVEPGGLSRLVRDIRTIETALGDGVKRVYESELGPMKKLRRVQGELAAV; from the coding sequence ATGAAGTCCAGCCCCGCAGCCGCCCGCCTCCGCACCTTCGGCTCGCGCACCGCCGGCCCCGGTCAGCCCGTGTACGTCGTCGGTGAGATCGGCATCAACCACAACGGCGACCTCGGCAACGCCCTCGCCCTCATCGACGCCGCCGCCGAAGCCGGCTGCGACGCCGTGAAGTTCCAGAAGCGCACCCCGGAGATCTGCACCCCGCGCGACCAGTGGGACATCGAGCGCGACACCCCCTGGGGCCGGATGACCTACATCGACTACCGCCACCGCGTGGAGTTCGGCGAGGCCGAGTACCGCGCCATAGACGAGCACTGCGCCAAGCGCGGCATCGACTGGTTCGCCTCCCCGTGGGACACCGAGGCCGTCGCCTTCCTGGAGAAGTTCGACGTCCCCGCGCACAAGGTGGCCTCCGCCTCGCTGACCGACGACGAGCTGCTGCGCGCGCTGCGCGCGACCGGCCGCACCGTCGTCCTGTCCACCGGGATGTCCACCCCGAAGCAGATCCGGCACGCGGTGGAGGTGCTCGGCAGCGACAACATCCTGCTCTGCCACGCCACTTCCACCTACCCGGCCAAGGCCGAGGAGCTCAACCTGCGGGTCATCAACACCCTGCAGGAGGAGTACCCCAACGTCCCGATCGGCTACTCCGGCCACGAGACGGGCCTGCAGACCACCCTGGCCGCCGTCGCGCTCGGCGCGGCCTTCGTCGAGCGCCACATCACCCTCGACCGGGCCATGTGGGGCTCCGACCAGGCGGCGTCCGTGGAGCCGGGCGGCCTGTCGCGGCTGGTCCGCGACATCCGGACGATCGAGACGGCGCTCGGCGACGGGGTCAAGCGGGTCTACGAGTCCGAGCTCGGCCCGATGAAGAAGCTCCGCCGCGTCCAGGGCGAGCTCGCCGCGGTGTGA
- a CDS encoding amidohydrolase, with protein MSRESQTALPGKPDRPELPGKLPDHLRAELIAFRRDLHMHPELGHHEFRTTAAIKARLEKAGLRPKVLKSGTGLICDVGTWDRVRPMLALRADIDALPIPDAKTHVSYRSTVPDRAHACGHDVHTAVVLGAGLVLAELDRQGLLPRPVRLLFQPAEEVLPGGATEAIDSGVLDGVGKIIAVHCDPRVDAGRIGLRSGPITSACDRLEVALEGPGGHTARPHLTTDLVTAAARLAIDLPAVLARRMDARSGMSVTWGRIEAGHACNVIPMHAELSGTIRCLDLNAWHEAPDQIHAAIDEIASLHRAKSEITYVRGVPPVVNDPVITELLREAMAARLGADAIEDTEQSLGGEDFSWYLEHVPGAMARLGVRTPGDTAKRDLHRGDFDVDEAAIGVGVEFFTAAALLDGRSLEVRHARPAG; from the coding sequence ATGTCCCGCGAGTCCCAGACCGCCCTGCCCGGCAAGCCCGACCGGCCCGAGCTGCCCGGCAAGCTTCCGGACCACCTGCGTGCCGAACTGATCGCCTTCCGCCGGGACTTGCACATGCATCCCGAGCTGGGACACCACGAGTTCCGCACCACGGCGGCGATCAAGGCCCGGCTGGAGAAAGCGGGCCTGCGCCCGAAGGTGCTGAAATCGGGGACCGGCCTCATCTGTGACGTCGGGACCTGGGACCGGGTGCGGCCCATGCTGGCCCTGCGCGCGGACATCGACGCCCTGCCCATCCCGGATGCCAAGACGCACGTCTCGTACCGCTCGACCGTCCCGGACCGCGCCCACGCCTGCGGCCACGACGTGCACACGGCCGTCGTCCTCGGCGCCGGGCTCGTCCTCGCCGAGCTCGACCGCCAGGGCCTGCTGCCCCGGCCGGTGCGGCTGCTCTTCCAGCCCGCCGAGGAGGTCCTGCCGGGCGGCGCCACCGAGGCCATCGACTCCGGGGTGCTGGACGGCGTAGGCAAGATCATCGCCGTGCACTGCGACCCCCGGGTCGACGCCGGGCGGATCGGGCTGCGCAGCGGGCCCATCACCTCGGCCTGCGACCGGCTGGAGGTCGCCCTGGAAGGGCCGGGCGGGCACACCGCCCGTCCGCACCTGACCACCGACCTGGTGACGGCGGCCGCCCGGCTCGCCATCGACCTGCCGGCCGTGCTGGCCCGGCGGATGGACGCCCGCTCGGGCATGTCCGTCACCTGGGGCCGGATCGAGGCCGGACACGCCTGCAACGTCATCCCGATGCACGCGGAGCTGTCCGGGACCATCCGCTGCCTGGACCTGAACGCCTGGCACGAGGCCCCCGACCAGATCCACGCGGCCATCGACGAGATCGCCTCCCTGCACCGCGCCAAGTCGGAGATCACCTACGTCCGCGGTGTGCCCCCGGTGGTCAACGACCCCGTGATCACCGAACTGCTGCGCGAGGCGATGGCGGCCCGGCTCGGCGCCGACGCGATCGAGGACACCGAGCAGAGCCTGGGCGGCGAGGACTTCTCCTGGTACCTGGAGCACGTGCCCGGGGCCATGGCCCGGCTGGGGGTCCGCACCCCCGGCGACACGGCCAAGCGGGACCTGCACCGGGGCGACTTCGACGTGGACGAGGCCGCGATCGGGGTCGGCGTGGAGTTCTTCACGGCCGCCGCGCTGCTGGACGGCCGGTCGCTGGAAGTGCGCCACGCCAGGCCCGCGGGCTGA
- a CDS encoding BMP family protein: MRRITRIATVGIASAALALSATACGGKKSSDSSSASSSPEKSVAIAYDIGGRGDQSFNDAAYAGLQQAEKDLQVKGAEAEPTDGEGEADKVQRLTELARKGNNPVIGVGFSYAPAIKKVAEKFPKTTFGIIDDTSVTAPNIANLVFNEEQGSYLAGVAAAKASKTGTVGFIGGVEVPLIKKFEAGFVQGVKDTNPNAKVLTQYLTQPPNFDGFAKPDLGKAAAEGQLDKGADVVYAAAGLAGSGAIEATAAKGKWAIGVDSDQYNQAGLAKYKDRILTSVTKQVSLSVFNLIKSVQDGKPESGEVRYGLDKDGVGLADSNPEYKKMTDVVAAVEKAKADIIAKKITVKTAP, from the coding sequence TTGCGCCGGATCACCAGGATCGCCACCGTGGGCATCGCGTCCGCAGCGCTGGCCCTCTCGGCCACCGCCTGTGGCGGTAAGAAGTCCTCGGACTCGTCGTCGGCCTCCTCCTCCCCGGAGAAGTCCGTCGCCATCGCGTACGACATCGGTGGCCGCGGCGACCAGTCGTTCAACGACGCCGCCTACGCCGGCCTCCAGCAGGCCGAGAAGGACCTGCAGGTCAAGGGCGCCGAGGCGGAGCCCACCGACGGCGAGGGCGAGGCCGACAAGGTCCAGCGCCTGACCGAGCTGGCCCGCAAGGGCAACAACCCGGTCATCGGCGTCGGCTTCTCCTACGCGCCGGCCATCAAGAAGGTCGCGGAGAAGTTCCCGAAGACCACCTTCGGCATCATCGACGACACCTCGGTGACCGCTCCGAACATCGCCAACCTCGTCTTCAACGAGGAGCAGGGCTCCTACCTGGCCGGCGTCGCCGCCGCCAAGGCGTCCAAGACCGGCACGGTCGGCTTCATCGGCGGTGTCGAGGTTCCGCTGATCAAGAAGTTCGAGGCGGGCTTCGTCCAGGGCGTCAAGGACACCAACCCGAACGCCAAGGTGCTCACCCAGTACCTGACCCAGCCGCCGAACTTCGACGGTTTCGCCAAGCCCGACCTGGGCAAGGCCGCCGCCGAGGGTCAGCTCGACAAGGGCGCCGACGTGGTCTACGCGGCCGCCGGTCTGGCCGGCTCCGGTGCCATCGAGGCCACCGCCGCCAAGGGCAAGTGGGCCATCGGCGTCGACTCGGACCAGTACAACCAGGCCGGTCTGGCGAAGTACAAGGACCGCATCCTGACTTCGGTCACCAAGCAGGTCTCGCTCTCCGTCTTCAACCTGATCAAGTCGGTCCAGGACGGCAAGCCCGAGTCCGGTGAGGTCCGCTACGGCCTCGACAAGGACGGCGTCGGCCTGGCCGACTCCAACCCCGAGTACAAGAAGATGACGGACGTCGTCGCCGCGGTCGAGAAGGCCAAGGCCGACATCATCGCCAAGAAGATCACCGTCAAGACCGCGCCGTAA
- a CDS encoding ABC transporter ATP-binding protein, producing the protein MNASSPPPAVELHGITKRFPGVVANKDIAITVRKGTVHALVGENGAGKSTLMKILYGMQKPDEGTIAIDGEQVSFHSPGDAIARGIGMVHQHFMLADNFTVLENVVLGGEQLYGIGAKARKKIKEISDAYGLGVRPDALVEDLGVADRQRVEILKVLYRGAKILILDEPTAVLVPQEVDALFDNLRELKAEGLTVIFISHKLGEVLKVADDITVIRRGTTVGTADPRNTTTKQLAELMVGSELPSPETRESTVTTTPMLKVQDLRLAATDPDGVVREVLANINLTIHKGEVLGIAGVEGNGQTELIEALMGMSIPDGGTITLDGTDISTVATRKRREGGIGYIPEDRHRHGLLLESPLWENRILGHVTEAPNSKRGILDPKAARKDTERIVREYDVRTPGIEVTASSLSGGNQQKLIVGREMSHNPKFLIAAHPTRGVDVGAQAQIWDAIRAARREGLAVLLISADLDELIGLSDTLRVIYRGRLVADADPATVTPEELGTAMTGAASGHLEATDNRSDAGTDARTDSPEDEAR; encoded by the coding sequence ATCAACGCGTCCAGCCCGCCCCCCGCCGTAGAACTGCACGGCATCACCAAGCGCTTCCCCGGCGTCGTCGCCAACAAGGACATCGCGATCACCGTCCGCAAGGGCACGGTCCACGCCCTCGTCGGTGAGAACGGCGCCGGCAAGTCGACCCTGATGAAGATCCTCTACGGCATGCAGAAGCCGGACGAGGGCACCATCGCGATCGACGGGGAGCAGGTCTCCTTCCACAGCCCCGGCGACGCCATCGCCCGCGGCATCGGCATGGTGCACCAGCACTTCATGCTGGCCGACAACTTCACCGTCCTGGAGAACGTCGTTCTCGGCGGCGAGCAGCTCTACGGCATCGGCGCGAAGGCGCGCAAGAAGATCAAGGAGATCTCGGACGCGTACGGCCTCGGCGTGCGCCCCGACGCCCTGGTCGAGGACCTCGGCGTCGCCGACCGGCAGCGCGTGGAGATCCTCAAGGTCCTCTACCGCGGCGCCAAGATCCTCATCCTCGACGAGCCGACCGCCGTGCTCGTACCGCAGGAGGTCGACGCCCTCTTCGACAACCTGCGCGAGCTCAAGGCCGAAGGCCTGACCGTCATCTTCATCTCGCACAAGCTGGGCGAGGTCCTGAAGGTCGCCGATGACATCACCGTCATCCGGCGCGGCACCACGGTGGGCACCGCCGACCCGCGCAACACCACGACGAAGCAGCTCGCCGAGCTGATGGTCGGCTCCGAACTCCCCTCGCCCGAGACCCGCGAGTCCACGGTCACCACCACGCCGATGCTCAAGGTCCAGGACCTGCGGCTGGCCGCGACCGACCCGGACGGCGTGGTCCGCGAGGTGCTGGCGAACATCAACCTCACCATCCACAAGGGTGAGGTGCTCGGCATCGCCGGCGTCGAGGGCAACGGCCAGACGGAGCTCATCGAGGCCCTGATGGGCATGAGCATCCCGGACGGCGGCACCATCACGCTGGACGGCACCGACATCTCCACCGTCGCGACGCGCAAGCGCCGCGAGGGCGGCATCGGCTACATCCCCGAGGACCGCCACCGGCACGGTCTGCTGCTGGAGTCCCCGCTCTGGGAGAACCGCATCCTCGGCCACGTCACCGAGGCGCCCAACTCCAAGCGCGGCATCCTCGACCCGAAGGCCGCCCGCAAGGACACCGAGCGGATCGTGCGCGAGTACGACGTCCGCACGCCCGGCATCGAGGTCACCGCCTCCTCGCTCTCCGGCGGCAACCAGCAGAAGCTGATCGTCGGCCGCGAGATGAGCCACAACCCGAAGTTCCTCATCGCCGCCCACCCCACCCGTGGTGTGGACGTGGGCGCGCAGGCGCAGATCTGGGACGCGATCCGCGCGGCCCGCCGCGAAGGCCTGGCGGTCCTGCTGATCTCCGCCGACCTGGACGAGCTGATCGGCCTGTCCGACACCCTGCGCGTCATCTACCGCGGCCGCCTGGTCGCGGACGCCGACCCCGCGACCGTGACCCCCGAGGAACTCGGCACCGCCATGACGGGCGCCGCCTCCGGGCACCTGGAAGCCACCGACAACCGCTCCGACGCCGGCACGGACGCCCGTACCGACTCTCCGGAGGACGAGGCCCGATGA
- a CDS encoding ABC transporter permease codes for MKKFDKDRLLLGFAGPALALVTAFALTMIVLAATGVDPIEPLRLMVENAGYEDVQVLIINQAGTYYLAALAVAIGFRMNLFNIGVDGQYRLAAMLSAVVGAAVTLPGPLHILLIVVVAMLVGASWAGIAGILKAKRGVSEVVSTIMLNAIATSLIAWLILPKNLGVQPAGSNDLTTGEIPKSGWFPALAFGDGLEIYGFTFVAFALGIVYWFTLNRTRFGFDLRATGASESAAQASGVDAKKMIITSMLISGAVAGLAGMPVLLGESHTYSLSFPVGVGFTGITIALLGRNSPIGIFFAAFLMAFIDKASASLDTAGYAKEIGTIMKGLIVIAVVVSYELVRRYGIRRQQQKVGEELAAGLAIKTEKEVSA; via the coding sequence ATGAAGAAATTCGACAAGGACCGGCTGCTCCTCGGCTTCGCCGGCCCCGCGCTCGCCCTGGTCACCGCCTTCGCGCTGACCATGATCGTGCTGGCGGCGACGGGCGTCGACCCGATCGAACCGCTGCGCCTCATGGTGGAGAACGCCGGCTACGAGGACGTCCAGGTCCTCATCATCAACCAGGCCGGTACGTACTACCTGGCGGCCCTGGCCGTGGCCATCGGCTTCCGGATGAACCTCTTCAACATCGGCGTCGACGGCCAGTACCGCCTCGCGGCGATGCTGTCCGCGGTGGTCGGCGCGGCGGTCACGCTGCCCGGTCCGCTGCACATCCTGCTGATCGTGGTCGTCGCCATGCTGGTCGGTGCCTCCTGGGCCGGCATCGCCGGCATCCTGAAGGCCAAGCGCGGCGTCAGCGAGGTCGTCTCCACGATCATGCTGAACGCCATCGCGACGAGCCTGATCGCCTGGCTGATCCTGCCGAAGAACCTCGGCGTCCAGCCCGCGGGCTCCAACGACCTGACCACCGGTGAGATCCCCAAGTCCGGCTGGTTCCCGGCCCTCGCCTTCGGCGACGGCCTGGAGATCTACGGGTTCACCTTCGTCGCCTTCGCGCTGGGCATCGTCTACTGGTTCACGCTCAACCGCACCCGCTTCGGCTTCGACCTGCGCGCCACCGGCGCCAGCGAGTCCGCCGCGCAGGCCTCCGGTGTGGACGCCAAGAAGATGATCATCACCTCGATGCTCATCTCGGGCGCCGTCGCCGGCCTCGCCGGCATGCCGGTCCTGCTGGGCGAGAGCCACACGTACAGCCTGTCCTTCCCGGTCGGTGTCGGCTTCACCGGCATCACCATCGCGCTCCTCGGCCGCAACAGCCCGATCGGCATCTTCTTCGCCGCGTTCCTGATGGCCTTCATCGACAAGGCCTCGGCCTCGCTCGACACGGCCGGGTACGCCAAGGAGATCGGCACGATCATGAAGGGCCTGATCGTGATCGCGGTCGTCGTCTCCTACGAGCTCGTCCGCCGTTACGGCATCCGCCGCCAGCAGCAGAAGGTCGGCGAGGAACTGGCCGCAGGCCTCGCGATCAAGACCGAGAAGGAGGTCTCGGCGTGA
- a CDS encoding ABC transporter permease — translation MSTSTVSATSAAPKKQGGRKKLTLPWIMLIVAGGLALVSLVRVISGANDLTSIGQVSGALSLAVPIGLAGLGGLWAERAGVVNIGLEGMMILGTWFGAWAGYQWGPWTGVLVGLIGGAIGGLLHAIITVTFNVNHIVSGVAINILALGFTQYLSNFTFADAPGGSSKQSPRVEEIYKITVPGLSDWMATLQGKHWFFISDLAGVIGGLVTNLSLLTVVALLLIPGTWWVLWRTTFGLRLRSCGENPVAAESLGVNVYKYKYIAVIVSGALAGLGGVFLSIVASPIYQEGQTGGRGYIGLAAMIFGNWMPGGMALGAGLFGFTDSLKLRGGAENVHAMLLLIAILLVLVVAWQLYKKKYVQAGVSAVFAVLLFLWYALTDAVPSQFVDAAPYLTTLLVLALSAQRLRMPKADGMPYRKGQGK, via the coding sequence GTGAGCACCAGCACCGTTTCCGCGACCAGCGCTGCGCCCAAGAAGCAGGGCGGACGCAAGAAGCTCACCCTCCCGTGGATCATGCTGATCGTCGCGGGCGGACTCGCGCTGGTCTCGCTGGTCCGCGTGATCAGCGGCGCCAACGACCTGACCTCGATCGGCCAGGTCTCCGGAGCGCTCTCCCTCGCCGTGCCGATCGGCCTCGCCGGCCTCGGCGGCCTGTGGGCCGAGCGCGCGGGCGTGGTCAACATCGGCCTCGAAGGCATGATGATCCTCGGCACCTGGTTCGGCGCCTGGGCCGGCTACCAGTGGGGCCCGTGGACCGGCGTCCTCGTCGGCCTGATCGGCGGTGCCATCGGCGGCCTGCTGCACGCGATCATCACGGTCACCTTCAACGTGAACCACATCGTCTCCGGTGTGGCCATCAACATCCTGGCGCTGGGCTTCACCCAGTACCTGTCGAACTTCACCTTCGCCGACGCGCCCGGCGGCTCCTCCAAGCAGTCCCCGCGCGTCGAGGAGATCTACAAGATCACCGTGCCGGGGCTGTCCGACTGGATGGCGACCCTCCAGGGCAAGCACTGGTTCTTCATCTCCGACCTCGCCGGAGTCATCGGCGGCCTGGTCACCAACCTGTCGCTGCTGACCGTCGTCGCACTGCTGCTCATCCCCGGCACCTGGTGGGTGCTCTGGCGCACCACCTTCGGCCTGCGGCTGCGCTCCTGCGGCGAGAACCCCGTCGCCGCCGAATCGCTCGGCGTCAACGTCTACAAGTACAAGTACATCGCCGTGATCGTCTCGGGCGCCCTGGCGGGCCTGGGCGGCGTGTTCCTGTCGATCGTGGCCAGCCCGATCTACCAGGAGGGCCAGACCGGCGGCCGCGGTTACATCGGTCTCGCCGCGATGATCTTCGGCAACTGGATGCCGGGCGGCATGGCGCTGGGCGCGGGCCTCTTCGGCTTCACCGACAGCCTCAAGCTGCGCGGCGGCGCCGAGAACGTCCACGCGATGCTGCTGCTCATCGCGATCCTGCTGGTCCTGGTCGTCGCCTGGCAGCTCTACAAGAAGAAGTACGTCCAGGCCGGCGTCTCGGCGGTCTTCGCCGTGCTGCTGTTCCTCTGGTACGCACTCACCGACGCGGTGCCCAGCCAGTTCGTGGACGCCGCCCCCTACCTGACCACGCTGCTCGTGCTCGCGCTGTCCGCGCAGCGCCTGCGGATGCCCAAGGCGGACGGCATGCCGTACCGCAAGGGCCAGGGCAAGTGA
- a CDS encoding cytidine deaminase, whose translation MTAPHEVLGAVDWETLREAARDAMSRAYAPYSGFPVGVAALVDDGRTIVGCNVENASYGLGLCAECGLVSSLQATGGGRLTHFTCVDGKGEILVPCGRCRQLLFEFGGPELQVETPEGILPLSAMLPQAFGPDHLR comes from the coding sequence GTGACGGCGCCCCACGAGGTGCTCGGCGCCGTGGACTGGGAGACCCTGCGCGAGGCCGCCCGGGACGCCATGTCCCGCGCGTACGCCCCGTACTCGGGCTTCCCGGTCGGCGTCGCCGCGCTGGTCGACGACGGTCGTACCATCGTCGGCTGCAACGTCGAGAACGCGAGCTACGGACTCGGCCTGTGCGCCGAGTGCGGCCTGGTCTCCTCCCTCCAGGCCACGGGCGGCGGCCGGCTGACGCACTTCACGTGCGTGGACGGCAAGGGCGAGATCCTCGTCCCGTGCGGCCGCTGCCGCCAGCTGCTGTTCGAGTTCGGCGGCCCGGAACTCCAGGTGGAGACGCCGGAGGGCATCCTGCCGCTCTCCGCGATGCTGCCGCAGGCCTTCGGGCCCGACCACCTCAGATAG